Part of the Salinimonas lutimaris genome, AGGTGTCCTTTGGTATCCTGCAGGATGGTGAAATGACCAATCCGCATACGAATGCCCTTTTCGGAGACAAAAAAGTGGTGTTATTTGCTGTGCCCGGTGCCTTTACACCAACCTGTTCGGCAGCACATTTGCCCGGCTATGTCGTACTGGCCGACAAACTAAAAGAAAAAGGGATTGATGAGATCATGTGTGTCTCGGTTAATGATGCGTTTGTGTTGGATGCCTGGAAAAAATCACAGAATGCTGAAGCGATCACCATGCTGGCGGACGGTAACGGAACCTTTACGAAAACCATCGGTCTGGATATGGATACCGGCGACTTTGGTGGCGTACGATCTGTACGTTATTCGATGTTGGTGGAAGACGGCGTAGTGACCCGGATCAACATCGAGGATCCCGGGCGATTTGTGGTCAGCGATGCCCAGACTATGCTCGACAGCCTGTAAATACAGGCTTTTTTTTTATCTTTCTGATTTAAATTTCTTCTACTTATCATACATTTGTTGCAGTTGAGCGAAATTTAATGTTTTTTGGCTGTATCCAAAAGTTGGGTTTGGTAGTATCTACAACTATAACAACAAGAAAAAGGCGGTGAAGACCACGCATTACTTCACGTATTGTTTAACCGTTGTCCAGTGCGCATTCGAGTCATTCAGGATAGAGTGACGTTCTCTTTATTTCGCTGGGCCAAGGAGGGTTGTACTAATGGCAAAGGGCCAGAAGTTCAATGTATTTCTTGTTTCGCAGTCCTGTTATTCAGATGCCAAACAGGATCCAAATGTAGTTTTATTCAAAAATTTACTGCAAACCTGTGGCTATGACGTCACTGAAGTTGGCAGTGCTCAGGCGCTACCGGTAACATCTAACCAGGATCTGGTTTTTTATGATGCTGCCAGCAGCAATAACAAACTGGCTGATTTTTACGAGCGTGAAGGTAACGCCCGTTGGATTTTGTTTAATCTTCAGCCGGGTGAGCTTGATGAATGCGAAGCGATCATAGCGGGAATAGAGGGCACGTTTTACGCGTCTGATTCTCCGGAGCTACTGCTTAAAGGCGTACGTCGTTTGAGTAAAATGGACGTGTGGTTTAAGCGGGGTTCAATCAACGAAGCATTACGACGCATGCGCCAGTATGCCCGTAAGTCTTCTGCATCATCAACTCGTGGGCGTGCGAAAGTATTGCCTGATGTGCATCCCAAGCTAACCAAGCGCGAGATTACGATCATCGAACTGGTATCTAAGGGCTCGCAGAATCAGGAGATTGCCGATCAGCTTCACATCAGTGTGAACACGGTGAAAACCCACATCTACAGTATTTTCAGAAAAACGCAGTCGCGCAACCGGATTGAGTTATTGTCCTGGTCGCAAAACTATATGAGCGAGCAATTCTGATAGTCAATTGTGATTCGGTGAGGTAATTACCTCACCGGTCATTTCCTGTCCTTCCACAAATGCGTATAATCAGCCCCTCTAATCAGTCAGGGGTATAAGTGTGATTCAGCGTGATGTTATTGTTATCGGTGCAGGTGCAGCCGGATTATTTTGTGCTGCGCAGGCCGGCCAGCGAGGCCGTTCGGTAGAGGTGCTGGATCATGCCAAAAAGGTAGGCCGCAAAATTCTGATGTCTGGCGGCGGCCGGTGTAATTTCACCAATATGTATGCCGCACCGGAAAACTTCCTGTCTGAGAACCCTCATTTTTGCAAATCTGCGTTAAGCCGCTATACCCAATGGGATTTCATTGGTCTGGTCAACGACTACAGAATTCCGTATCACGAGAAAACACTCGGACAGCTATTTTGTGATGACAGCGCATCCGACATTGTCAGTCTGTTAATGAGCGAGTGTAAAAAGGGCGGGGTGACTGTCACAACCCGTTGTGAAATCACCGCTATTGAAAAGCTGGATGACGGGTATATTGTTAACACCAGTCTGGGGCAATACCAGTGTGAGTCTCTGGTCATTGCAACAGGTGGGCTTAGTATGCCCAAACTCGGCGC contains:
- a CDS encoding peroxiredoxin — protein: MISVGSPLPEVSFGILQDGEMTNPHTNALFGDKKVVLFAVPGAFTPTCSAAHLPGYVVLADKLKEKGIDEIMCVSVNDAFVLDAWKKSQNAEAITMLADGNGTFTKTIGLDMDTGDFGGVRSVRYSMLVEDGVVTRINIEDPGRFVVSDAQTMLDSL
- a CDS encoding helix-turn-helix transcriptional regulator; this encodes MAKGQKFNVFLVSQSCYSDAKQDPNVVLFKNLLQTCGYDVTEVGSAQALPVTSNQDLVFYDAASSNNKLADFYEREGNARWILFNLQPGELDECEAIIAGIEGTFYASDSPELLLKGVRRLSKMDVWFKRGSINEALRRMRQYARKSSASSTRGRAKVLPDVHPKLTKREITIIELVSKGSQNQEIADQLHISVNTVKTHIYSIFRKTQSRNRIELLSWSQNYMSEQF